A window of Bactrocera dorsalis isolate Fly_Bdor chromosome 4, ASM2337382v1, whole genome shotgun sequence genomic DNA:
TTCTCTCTTGATGTGCTATACGTCTTTATATGGGAATGTAATTTTAGACTTCTGTTCAGGCACTCGAAGAGGAAGGCAACGCCGAGAAGCATCAGTTGGCTGCCATGCATCAGCAACGCGTATTGGCCCACATCAATCAGCGCAAACGTGAAGCGATGACCTGCTACACTCAAGCGCTCACCGAACAGCCACCAAATGTGAGTTATCCACCAACACGTGGCTGATCAGCAAGCCTAGAGTGGATTCACACAATTTTGAGCTACTCAAACTTCTCTCTGCTTTCTTCAAACTACTCTTTTGCTTACAGGCTCATCATGTCGAAAAGTGTTTGCAGAAGCTCTTACGCGCCTTGCACAAGGATCGCGCTCATGCATTAGCCCACTATCGTCATCTCTTGAACTCCGGCGGTCCAGGTGGTTTGGAAGCTGCCGCCTCAGAGCGACCACGCACATTGGAACGTCTCATCGACATCGATCGCGCCGTCAACCAATCCATGACCATGTTGAAACGTTACCCCGAATTGTCTGCCAAGATTTCCCAATTGATGAACGACTACATTTTGGCGCTCCGCAGTAAGGACGACATACCCGGCTCATCGTTGGGCATGAGCGAAGAAGCGGAGGCCGCCATTTTGGACAAATACCGCGTTGAGATCGAGCGTAAGGTAGCGGAGAAGGAACGTCTACGTTTGGCCGAGAAGCAGCGCAAGGAGCAACGCGCCGCTGAACGTGAGAAATTGCGTGAAGAGAAGTTGCGCTTGGAGGCCAAGAAAGTTGATGAGCTGCTGAAGTCGCAAGCCGAGCAAGATGGCGGCGCCAGTGGTGCTGGCTCCTCTATTTCAGGCTCCTCCTCCGCTGCAGCACTAGGTGACTCCAAGGTGAGCAGCAAAGAAATGGGCCAGCTTACAGATCCCACTAAATTGGCGCAAAGCGATAAGGACAGCACTGGCGGTGAGGAGTACGCCGATGTCACTGTCAGGTGAGTACCAGGCACGAGTTTAAACGTTAACAGTTATTACAATTTCCACTCCCACTTGCAGCACCAAAACCCAAACCGTCCTGCCCACAGTCGACGATGATGCCGTACAGCGCGCCGTGGAGGATGTAGCCGCCGCTGTCGCTCACCAAGAGGCTGAGCCACAGGTGCAACATTTCATGTCGCACGATTTGGGTCATCGCGAATCGGTAAAGTGTCTTTTATTAACGAAATGTGTTTAGTTTTCATACGATTTTTTTGCAGAGCTTCTCGCTGCGCCGCGAATTCGCACATACGCACGCGAACAAGGAGGGACGCAATGTCTACTTCACTTTGTCCTTCGCCGGCGTTGCATTGCTAGCGGCCATCTTTGTTGGTGTCGCAGTGGCCAAATGGAGAACATCTCGCTCGCCACATGCGCAAGGCTTCATTGAAGTTGATCAGGTGAGTTGAGTATATGTAGAGTGTATAAGCTACAAACTGGCAACAGAGTTTTGGAGAAAAGTGGCAACGTTGGAAGCTCCGTTGAACTGGAAGCACACTggcgttttattattttaacaaagtGGTTCCACATATAAAGAGTGTTGTTTTTTACAAGGAACATCTACCATACgtgatttattgcaaaataacatcatttacttcaaaatatgtGTCGTTTCTAATTTGCTGTCAACAGCTGTAgatgctatacaaactgaccaatgcAGTAGCTGTATGAGGTCTTATGTGTTggtgaaggatattatagcaACCACGTTTTTTGCCtgtttttaaatcttttaatcCTATGCAGCTAATTTACTCACATTCTTTCACATTTCTAGAACGCCACCACACACCATCCCGTTGTACCGGAGGAGAAAATCGTGGCGAACATGCAAATTAACGGTTATGAAAatccaacatacaaatatttcgaGGTGAAGGAGTAAAAGAAGCAACCAAAAACatataaacttaataaaaaataataataaatttgcaaatattgtaAACGCACTCAACAACTCAGTAAACCCACTAAAGGAAGCGTAAGCCCCGCCCCTACCcctaaaaaaataagaataaataaactCCCACTATAAAAAGCCTGCTTTATCATCATTACCCACTTATACATACaactaataataatacaacaaataagTCATActgaaaaa
This region includes:
- the LOC105230432 gene encoding amyloid-beta-like protein isoform X10, whose protein sequence is MDLLDYCKKAYPNRDITNIVESSHYQKIGGWCRQGALNSAKCKGAHRWIKPFRCLEGPFQSDALLVPEGCLFDHIHNASRCWPFVRWNQTGAAACQERGMQMRSFAMLLPCGISLFSGVEFVCCPKHFKTDEIRVKKTDLPVIAPAEITNSNVDVTNDDDNDSNYSKDVGTDDDLDDEDDLMGDDEEDEMVADEAAAGEANSSNADDLNGEYDSGEDLDNYEEDGGGAAEEQSDSWDLQNGSSSGAKPAAVKSNADEGGAKGKLGVELVVKGAAGMMADAPAASTAQQQQQQQQFPTAPSTSQPTVDPYFTHFDPHYEHQSYKVSQKEAQQRLEESHREKVTRVMKDWSDLEEKYQDMRMADPKQAQTFKQRMTARFQTSVQALEEEGNAEKHQLAAMHQQRVLAHINQRKREAMTCYTQALTEQPPNAHHVEKCLQKLLRALHKDRAHALAHYRHLLNSGGPGGLEAAASERPRTLERLIDIDRAVNQSMTMLKRYPELSAKISQLMNDYILALRSKDDIPGSSLGMSEEAEAAILDKYRVEIERKVAEKERLRLAEKQRKEQRAAEREKLREEKLRLEAKKVDELLKSQAEQDGGASGAGSSISGSSSAAALGDSKVSSKEMGQLTDPTKLAQSDKDSTGGEEYADVTVSTKTQTVLPTVDDDAVQRAVEDVAAAVAHQEAEPQVQHFMSHDLGHRESSFSLRREFAHTHANKEGRNVYFTLSFAGVALLAAIFVGVAVAKWRTSRSPHAQGFIEVDQNATTHHPVVPEEKIVANMQINGYENPTYKYFEVKE